DNA from Arthrobacter sp. SLBN-112:
GATCCAGGGATCACGGGCGGCGGCTGCGAACTTCCGGCTGATGGCCAGGGCCGCGCCGTCGCGGGAGCCGGGATCCACGCCGTGGTGCCGCCCCACCGTGCCTTCGGCCACGGACGCGGAGGTCTGGAGGCGGTCGCCGCGGCCGCGGATGAAGATCAGGCTGGCCACGCCGGTGGCGGCGAGCGCCAGCACGCTGATCTCGCCGAAGGTGTCCCAGGCGCGGATGTCCACCAGGGTCACGTTGACCACGTTGAGGCCGCCGCCGCCCTCGTAGGCAAGCTGCGGGAACTGCAGTGACACCGGAATGGCGGTCCGGGCGCCCATCGCAAAGATCGCCGCGAACACCATGGTCACGCCGAATCCCAGGCCGATGATGACGCGCACCACCCGGTATTTGCCGCCCGTGCGGTCCCGCAGCTCGGGCGGCAGGCTGCGCATGGCCAGGACGAACGCCACCAGGATGATGGTTTCCACCAGCATCTGGGTCAGGGCCAGGTCCGGTGCGCCCTGCAGGGCGAACACCAGCGCGATGCCGTAGCCGGTCACGGACACCATCAGCACGGCAAGGAAGCGTTTGTTCGCCTTGACGGCGGCCAGGGCGCCTATCACGATTCCCACACCGGCCACGAGCTGCAGCGGGGAGTTCGGATCCACCAGGTAGACGTCCTGCGGCAGGGCGTTGCCGCCCAGGAAGATGGCCGTGAGCGGCAGGACGAACGCCACGCTGAGGATCACCGCAAGGTAGAAATACAGTGAACCGCGCTGGGTCCGGCCCGTAATCCACACCGCCACGTCGTCCAGGGCGCCGATGGTCAGCTGGTAGCCGCGGTCGCCGTCCACCCAGGCCGGAACGAGGGACTGGACACGGGCCACCGCGTTGCGGCCAAAGTACATCGCCGCGCCCAGCACGAAGGTGACCGCCGTCAGCCCAAGGGCCGGGGTCAGCCCGTGCCACAACGCAAGGTGGCCCGCCTGCTCGGCCGGAGTGCCGGCGTCGGGCGCTGTGGAAGCGAACGATGCCGCGTACGGCTGGATCCAGGCGTCCACCGGCACCGGCCAGAGCCCGTAGGGGATGGTCAGGACGCTGAGGACCGCAGGCGCGGCGAGGAAGGAGGGCGTGATCGCCTTGAAAGGGGTGGGGGCCACGCCGGGTTTGGCCGCGAACGCACCCCACATGAAACGCGCGCTGTAGGCGAAGGTGAGGATTGACCCCACCACCAGCCCGGCCAGGACCACCATGCCCCACGGGGCGGAGTGCGGGTCCGCAGCATGACGGACGAACGCTTCCAGCACGGATTCCTTGGCGACGAAGCCGCCCAGCAGCGGAACGCCCGCCATGGACGCGGCGCCGATACCGGCCACGATGCCCAGCGCACGGGAGGAGCGGAAGACGCCGGACAGTTTGCGCACGTCGCGGGTCCCGGACTGGTGGTCGATGATGCCCACCACCAGGAAGAGGGTGGCCTTGAACAGGCCGTGGGCCAACAGCATGGCCAGGCCCGCCAGCGCGGCATCGGGTGTGCCCAGGCCCACCACCATGGTGAGGAAGCCCAGCTGGCTGACGGTGCCGTATGCCAGGATCAGCTTGATGTCGGTCTGCCGCAGTGCCCGGTAGCCGCCTACCAGCATGGTGGCCAGGCCCAGCCCCAGGACCACGGGCTGCCAGTACGCCGTTTCCGAGAACCCCGGGGCGAGCCGCGCCACCAGGTAAATGCCTGCCTTCACCATCGCCGCAGCGTGCAGGTAGGCGCTAACGGGGGTGGGCGCGGCCATGGCGCCGGGGAGCCAGAAGTGGAACGGGACCAGCGCGGACTTGGTGATGGCCCCCACCAGGATGAGGACGACGGCGGCGCCCACCACGCCGGCGGACGTCCCGGAAACCAGCGCGGGGGCCTGTTCCAGGATCCCGGAGATACGGTACGTGCCGGCGGTGTAGCCCATCATGATCAGGCCCACCAGCATGGCCAGGCCACCGGCGGTGGTCACCATCAGCGCCTGGAGGGCGGAACGGCGGGCCGCAAGACGGGTCCGGGCAAAGCCGATCAACAGGTAGGACAGGATGGTGGTCAGTTCCCAGAAGATGAACAGCAGCAGCAGGTCATCCGCCACCACCAGCCCGAACATGGCCCCGGCGAACGCCAGCAGCTGGGCGCCGAACCCGCCCAGGTCCGGGTCTTCCCTTTTGAAGTACCGGGCGCAGTAGACCAGCACCAGGGCGCCGACGCCGAGCACCAGCAGGGACATCACCCACGCCAGCGCGTCCATGCGGAAGGCGAATTCCAGGTGGAGGCTGGGGATCCAGTCGAAGACTTCGGTGACGGCCCCGGACCCTGAGTAGATGGGGTTGTGCTGGAACAGCAGCCAGCCGAAGGAAACACCCGGAACAGCCGCCAGTGCGTAGAAGGCGTTGCGGCCCCACAGCCTGAAGAGGAAGGGCGCGAGGACAGCCACCGAAAAGTGCACGGCAAGGACTGTGATCACTGTATTCTCCGCAACGTCAGGAATTCGATTGTCAAAAGTTGGAGCAGGCGGCAAAAAGTAAGGTCCGGGAGGGGTCAGTTTACCAAGGGCCTTCCGGTATCCTGCCTCTTCCGCGGCGCCAGGGCAGGCGGAATCCCCACCGGCAAGGGCCCGTCGTCCCAAGGGTGTTCGCCACGGGCGGATACGATGCATCCTATGAACAGCGCCAGCGCTCCGGGAGCAATGCAGCCTGCCTCGGAACTCGAAACCGGACCCGGGAAATCCAGCAAGGGCCGGGTGCTGGCCTGGGCTTCCTGGGACTGGGGCTCGGCGGCCTTCAACGCGGTGATGACCACCTTCGTCTTCACTGTCTATCTGACGTCCAAGGCTTTTGGCGGCGAGGACAACGCCTCGGCCGTGCTGGGCGCGGCATTGGCCGTTGCCGGGTTTGCCATCGCGCTGCTGGCGCCTGTCACCGGCCAGCGCTCTGATGCCGGCGGCCGGCGGAAACTGTGGCTGGGAGTGAACTCGGCCGCCGTCGCCATCCTTACGGCACTGTGCTTCTTTGTATTCCCGCACCCGGAATTCCTGCTCCTCGGGGCATCGCTGATCGCGCTGGGCAACGTGTTCTTCGAATTCGCCGGCGTCAACTACAACGCCATGCTGGCCCAGGTCTCCACGCCCCACAACATCGGGAAAGTCAGCGGCTTCGGCTGGGGTGCGGGCTACCTCGGCGGCATCGTGGCCCTCCTGATCGTCCTGCAGCTGTTTGTACAACCGGCCTTCGACTGGTTCGGCGCGTCCACCCAGGACAGCCTCAACATCCGGCTGGTGGCCGTCTTCTCCGCCCTGTGGTTCCTCGTCTTCGCCCTCCCGGTCCTGTTCGCCGTCCCCGAGCTGCCCCGGTCCACCCAGGCGGCCCGCCTCGGATTTTTTGCCAGCTACGGACTGTTGTTCCGGCGGATCAAGGCGATCTACGCCACCAGCCCGCACACCATCTACTTCCTGCTGGCCAGTGCGGTGTTCCGCGACGGCCTCGCCGCCGTCTTCACGTTTGGCGGCATCATCGCTGCCGGCACCTTCGGCTTTGCCCTCTCCCAGGTCATCTTCTTCGCGATCTTCGGGAACGTGGTGGCGGCCGTGGGCGCGGTGATCGGCGGCTTCCTGGATGACAAGGTGGGCCCGAAAGCCGTCATCACCGGTTCCCTGGTGGGGCTCCTGATCGCCGGAACGGCCATCCTGGTCCTGGGCAACGGGGACTATGTCTTCTTCGGCATGCAATGGGCCGGCAGCACCACGTTCTGGGTGTTCGGTCTCTTCCTCTGCCTGTTCGTCGGGCCCGCCCAGTCCGCATCCCGCGCCTACCTGGCCCGGCTCGCCCCGCACGGCGAATCCGGTGAGCTGTTCGGCCTCTACGCCACCACCGGCCGGGCCGTCAGCTTCCTGGCGCCGGCTCTGTTTACCCTCTGCATCACCGTGGCAACGCCGCTGGTGCCCGCCGGGCAGGCACAGCGGTGGGGCATCCTGGGCATCATGGTGGTCCTCCTGGCCGGGCTCCTGGTGCTGCTGCCGGTGAAGTCCCCGGAGAAGGCACCCATCGCGGTGGTCCCCGCCAGCTGAAAACACCCTCCGGGTCCTCTGCCAGGGCCCGACCAAGGGTTGCCAGGCAGACTAGGCTGGACGTATGAACGTGGACG
Protein-coding regions in this window:
- a CDS encoding MFS transporter is translated as MNSASAPGAMQPASELETGPGKSSKGRVLAWASWDWGSAAFNAVMTTFVFTVYLTSKAFGGEDNASAVLGAALAVAGFAIALLAPVTGQRSDAGGRRKLWLGVNSAAVAILTALCFFVFPHPEFLLLGASLIALGNVFFEFAGVNYNAMLAQVSTPHNIGKVSGFGWGAGYLGGIVALLIVLQLFVQPAFDWFGASTQDSLNIRLVAVFSALWFLVFALPVLFAVPELPRSTQAARLGFFASYGLLFRRIKAIYATSPHTIYFLLASAVFRDGLAAVFTFGGIIAAGTFGFALSQVIFFAIFGNVVAAVGAVIGGFLDDKVGPKAVITGSLVGLLIAGTAILVLGNGDYVFFGMQWAGSTTFWVFGLFLCLFVGPAQSASRAYLARLAPHGESGELFGLYATTGRAVSFLAPALFTLCITVATPLVPAGQAQRWGILGIMVVLLAGLLVLLPVKSPEKAPIAVVPAS
- a CDS encoding Na+/H+ antiporter subunit A — its product is MITVLAVHFSVAVLAPFLFRLWGRNAFYALAAVPGVSFGWLLFQHNPIYSGSGAVTEVFDWIPSLHLEFAFRMDALAWVMSLLVLGVGALVLVYCARYFKREDPDLGGFGAQLLAFAGAMFGLVVADDLLLLFIFWELTTILSYLLIGFARTRLAARRSALQALMVTTAGGLAMLVGLIMMGYTAGTYRISGILEQAPALVSGTSAGVVGAAVVLILVGAITKSALVPFHFWLPGAMAAPTPVSAYLHAAAMVKAGIYLVARLAPGFSETAYWQPVVLGLGLATMLVGGYRALRQTDIKLILAYGTVSQLGFLTMVVGLGTPDAALAGLAMLLAHGLFKATLFLVVGIIDHQSGTRDVRKLSGVFRSSRALGIVAGIGAASMAGVPLLGGFVAKESVLEAFVRHAADPHSAPWGMVVLAGLVVGSILTFAYSARFMWGAFAAKPGVAPTPFKAITPSFLAAPAVLSVLTIPYGLWPVPVDAWIQPYAASFASTAPDAGTPAEQAGHLALWHGLTPALGLTAVTFVLGAAMYFGRNAVARVQSLVPAWVDGDRGYQLTIGALDDVAVWITGRTQRGSLYFYLAVILSVAFVLPLTAIFLGGNALPQDVYLVDPNSPLQLVAGVGIVIGALAAVKANKRFLAVLMVSVTGYGIALVFALQGAPDLALTQMLVETIILVAFVLAMRSLPPELRDRTGGKYRVVRVIIGLGFGVTMVFAAIFAMGARTAIPVSLQFPQLAYEGGGGLNVVNVTLVDIRAWDTFGEISVLALAATGVASLIFIRGRGDRLQTSASVAEGTVGRHHGVDPGSRDGAALAISRKFAAAARDPWIVAGRTLAPERRSIIFEVVTRLIFHSMIIFSLYLLLAGHNLPGGGFAGGLTAGLALTIRYLAGGRFELREAAPLSAGALLGTGLALAAVSGVVPLLLGGQVFQSAIIQVWLPVFGDIKFVTSTIFDIGVYIVVVGLVLDVLRSLGAEIDEHMEERSAAAAHQDEPEEDRPVQPELEAERDPEPPLEPDTAPAQTVPAQTRPAETTAKGHA